In the Athene noctua chromosome 25, bAthNoc1.hap1.1, whole genome shotgun sequence genome, one interval contains:
- the GPATCH8 gene encoding G patch domain-containing protein 8 isoform X2 produces the protein MADRFSRFNEDRDFQGNHFDQYEEGHLEIEQASLDKPIESDNIGHRLLQKHGWKLGQGLGKSLQGRTDPIPIVVKYDVMGMGRMEMELDYAEDATERRRVLEVEKEDTEELRQKYKDYVDKEKAIAKALEDLRANFYCELCDKQYQKHQEFDNHINSYDHAHKQRLKDLKQREFARNVSSRSRKDERKQEKALRRLHELAEQRRQPECAPGSGPMFRTTTVAVDEEGGDDDDSAANSSSFIQTASGQATEMTMDRGFLNTGQVGGTVMPSQMPTQTAQAISFGIKNALGTPLQKIGVSFSFAKKTPVKLETIASVFKDHVEESSSADGAKADERGSSDAGNLLKSGEGESTNNSDGKAEEDDQHDKDSGSLATTLSKLKKMRREDGPMAVEPEYYHYIPPAHCKVKPNFQFLLFMKSTEQMEAENVNKKTTHETKKGNSPKPKPGKHTEKAAESTGQQKEQSTTETAAQQSKTELKEGLENASMQESKHLAESNLPEPDTTKEVAQPVPGCKDASEGPKHPTGPFFPVLSKDESTTLQWPSELLIFTKAEPSVSYSCNPLYFDFKLSRNKDAKGKGAEKSKDPGGLCKENVQSTESGEINKPKEAESAANSSALKMENKSLSTCGSQNKQESSLVSLGKGEGEDSSKCITGKSKRSHKHKKKKKHKKSSKHKRKHKEEADEKGRKTDLGEEKPKKRKRHRHKKGKSCLSTESERALKTELSEDCSHFQKKKRCSQESQRKSLSAEEGSSGKKEDGGILCQEHGSKKHKADLQQLPALRRRCSAPSLGRISRRSRQSSGDYDSDEGSHRKHCRQKSPSQYSDDYDSGSDHSRSRSRSGRRHSSPRSYSSSSDASSDHSRYSRRRSYSDDSYSDYSDRSRCHSKRSHDSEDDSDYNSSNHRSKRHKYSSSEDDYSSSRSRSRSRSRSRTHPRGRSRSRSRGRTRSSSCSRSRSKRRSRSVTGRSWKRSRSYSRDRSRSTRSHSQRSLSRKGSRGHESPEERRSGRRDFIRSKIYRSQSPHYFRTGRSEGSLLKKEDGRGEDLKGSGSLSQNSSSSGTGRVSEGDCSPEERNSVTAKLLLEKIQSRKVEKKPCVPEEMLAGANKVGIKLKDPPQGYFGPKLPPSLGNKPVLPLIGKLPTVRKPNAKRYEESGLERGEDQELSDSEDVSQGIEEAQLGGQSLLEEVVMVIQDKPLDEQKRDEPAVEMPSIPLEAPALPECFGSGDLVMPHNFLSDPSDGDGLEPIDGGNQPVPVETSMMPLVPDVEHFPGYVPQSGEPSIEGDREGGEDSSLAPLESQPITFTPEEMEKYSKLQQAAQQHIQQQLLAKQVKAFPASAALAPAAPALQPIHIQQPAAASATSITTVQHAILQHHAAAAAAAIGIHPHPHPQPLAQVHHIPQPHLTPISLSHLTHSIIPGHPATFLASHPIHIIPASAIHPGPFTFHPVPHALYPTLLAPRPAAAAAATALHLHPLLHPIFSGQDLQHPPSHGT, from the exons GGAGGACAGATCCCATCCCTATCGTCGTCAAGTACGATGTCATGGGCATGGGGCGGATGGAGATGGAG ctTGACTATGCCGAAGATGCCACTGAGCGGAGGCGTGTACTGGAGGTGGAGAAAGAAGACACCGAGGAGCTGAGACAGAAATACAAG gaTTATGTTGATAAAGAAAAGGCAATTGCCAAGGCTTTGGAAGACCTCAGAGCAAACTTCTACTGTGAACTCTGTGACAAGCAGTATCAAAAGCATCAAGAGTTTGACAACCACATAAACTCTTACGATCATGCTCACAAGCAG AGGTTGAAAGATCTCAAGCAAAGGGAGTTTGCTCGCAATGTCTCTTCAAGATCACGTAAAGATGAAAGGAAGCAGGAGAAAGCCCTCCGGCGTCTGCACGAACTGGCTGAGCAGAGGAGGCAGCCTGAATG TGCTCCTGGAAGTGGACCCATGTTCAGAACCACCACGGTGGCTGTGGATGAGGAGGGTGGAGATGATGACGATTCTGCAGCCAACAGCAGCTCTTTCATCCAGACGGCTTCTGGTCAGGCTACAGAGATGACTATGGACAGAGGTTTCCTAAACACTGGACAGGTCGGTGGCACTGTTATGCCAAGCCAGATGCCCACACAGACGGCGCAGGCCATCAGCTTTGGCATTAAGAACGCTTTGGGAACTCCACTGCAGAAGATAGGTGTGtcattttcatttgcaaagaAGACCCCAGTAAAGCTTGAGACCATAGCTTCTGTTTTCAAGGACCACGTGGAAGAATCAAGTTCTGCAGATGGAGCAAAAGCTGATGAGAGAGGGTCATCAGATGCAGGGAATCTGCTGAAATCTGGTGAGGGCGAAAGCACAAATAATTCTGATGGCAAGGCAGAGGAAGATGACCAACATGACAAAGATAGTGGATCTCTAGCCACTACGTTATCTAAACTAAAAAAGATGAGACGAGAAGATGGACCAATGGCAGTTGAACCAGAATACTACCACTATATTCCCCCAGCCCACTGTAAAGTAAAGCCTAATTTTCAATTCCTGCTTTTCATGAAGTCTACCGAACAAATGGAAGCTGAAAATGTGAACAAAAAAACCACGCATGAAACTAAAAAGGGTAATTCTCCAAAACCCAAACCGGGAAAGCACACAGAGAAGGCTGCTGAGAGCACGGggcagcagaaggagcagagtACTACTGaaactgcagctcagcagagcaaAACAGAGCTAAAAGAAGGCCTAGAAAATGCAAGTATGCAGGAGAGCAAGCATCTTGCAGAGAGCAATCTCCCCGAGCCAGACACTACTAAAGAAGTCGCTCAGCCTGTCCCGGGCTGTAAAGATGCCTCTGAAGGACCAAAGCATCCAACCGGACCCTTTTTTCCCGTTCTGAGTAAAGATGAGAGCACGACTCTCCAGTGGCCTTCAGAACTTCTCATATTTACCAAAGCAGAACCATCGGTTTCATACAGCTGTAACCCCCTCTATTTTGATTTCAAGCTTTCTCGTAACAAAGATGCTAAAGGTAAAGGGGCAGAGAAATCTAAGGATCCAGGGGGTCTTTGTAAAGAAAACGTTCAGAGCACAGAATCTGGTGAGATAAACAAACCCAAGGAGGCAGAAAGTGCAGCTAACAGTTCTGctctaaaaatggaaaacaaatctCTGTCCACCTGTGGCTCCCAGAACAAGCAGGAGTCCAGTTTGGTGAGCCTTGgtaagggagagggagaggacaGTAGTAAATGCATAACTGGTAAGAGTAAAAGGTctcacaaacacaaaaagaaaaagaagcacaaaaAGTCCAGCAAACACAAACGTAAACACAAGGAGGAAGCTGATGAGAAGGGCCGAAAAACTGACCTGGGGGAAGAGAAACCCAAGAAACGGAAAAGACACAGACACAAAAAGGGCAAATCCTGTCTTTCTACTGAATCGGAACGAGCACTAAAAACTGAATTGTCTGAAGATTGTAgccatttccagaagaaaaagcgGTGCTCTCAGGAGTCCCAGAGGAAGTCTCTGTCTGCTGAAGAGGGAAGTAGCGGTAAAAAAGAGGATGGTGGTATCCTCTGCCAAGAGCATGGCAGCAAAAAACACAAGGCTGACCTGCAGCAGTTGCCTGCTCTGAGGAGACGGTGTTCggccccttccctgggcaggatCAGCCGCAGGAGCCGGCAGAGCAGCGGGGACTACGACAGCGACGAGGGCTCTCACAGGAAGCACTGCCGGCAGAAATCCCCCTCGCAGTACAGCGACGACTACGACTCTGGCAGCGACCACTCCAGGAGCCGCTCCAGGTCGGGGCGCAGACACTCCTCTCCCCGCTCCTATTCCAGCAGCTCCGATGCCTCCTCGGACCACAGCCGGTACAGCCGCCGCAGAAGTTACTCGGACGACAGCTACAGCGATTACAGTGACCGCTCAAGGTGCCATTCAAAGCGGTCCCACGACTCGGAGGATGACTCCGACTACAACAGCTCCAACCACAGATCGAAGCGGCACAAGTACTCGTCTTCTGAAGATGACTACAGCTCGAGCAGGAGCAGGTCAAGGAGTCGAAGCAGGAGCCGAACTCACCCTCGAGGCAGGTCACGATCAAGGAGCCGGGGCAGAACacgcagcagcagctgcagccgcAGTCGAAGCAAGAGGAGAAGCCGAAGCGTGACGGGGCGCAGCTGGAAGCGGAGCCGCAGCTACAGCAGGGACCGCAGCCGCAGCACGAGGAGCCACTCCCAGAGATCTCTCTCACGAAAGGGCTCTCGAGGCCACGAGAGCCCTGAAGAGAGGAGATCTGGGAGAAGAGACTTTATCAGGTCCAAAATCTATCGCTCACAATCTCCTCACTATTTCCGCACAGGCCGAAGTGAAGGATCATTGCTGAAGAAAGAGGATGGCAGAGGAGAGGATCTGAAAGGATCTGGCTCGCTCtcccaaaacagcagcagctctggcacagggAGGGTCTCAGAAGGTGACTGCAGTCCAGAGGAGAGAAACTCCGTCACTGCAAAACTTCTCTTGGAAAAGATTCAATCCAGGAAGGTTGAGAAGAAGCCCTGCGTTCCTGAAGAGATGCTGGCAGGGGCAAACAAGGTGGGCATAAAACTCAAAGATCCTCCCCAGGGCTACTTTGGCCCAAAACTTCCTCCTTCCTTAGGCAACAAACCGGTTCTCCCCTTAATTGGGAAACTGCCAACCGTTCGAAAACCAAACGCCAAAAGATACGAAGAGTCTGGCTTGGAGAGGGGTGAGGATCAAGAGCTGTCGGATTCTGAGGATGTTTCCCAAGGCATTGAGGAGGCTCAGTTGGGCGGCCAGTCCCTCCTGGAGGAGGTGGTGATGGTAATTCAGGACAAACCTCTGGATGAGCAGAAACGTGATGAACCTGCCGTGGAAATGCCGTCCATTCCCCTCGAAGCGCCAGCGCTCCCCGAGTGCTTTGGCTCTGGGGATCTGGTCATGCCGCACAACTTCCTCTCAGATCCGAGCGATGGCGATGGGCTAGAACCTATCGACGGGGGCAACCAGCCGGTCCCAGTGGAAACCAGTATGATGCCCTTGGTTCCAGATGTTGAACACTTTCCTGGCTACGTGCCTCAGAGTGGGGAGCCGAGCATCGAAGGGGATCGGGAAGGAGGCGAAGATTCCTCTCTGGCACCGCTCGAGAGCCAGCCGATCACTTTTACACctgaagaaatggagaaatacAGCAAGCTGCAGCAAGCTGCTCAGCAGCACATTCAGCAGCAACTTCTGGCAAAGCAGGTCAAGGCCTTCCCTGCCTCGGCGGCCCTGGCGCCGGCAGcgcctgccctgcagcccatcCACATTCAGCAGCCGGCGGCAGCCTCGGCCACGTCCATCACCACGGTGCAGCACGCCATCCTGCAGCACcacgctgccgccgccgctgccgccatcggcatccaccctcacccccacccccagcctctcGCTCAGGTTCATCATATACCCCAGCCCCACTTGACGCCTATTTCATTATCCCACTTGACCCACTCGATTATTCCAGGGCACCCCGCTACGTTTCTAGCCAGCCACCCCATCCACATCATTCCGGCGTCAGCTATCCATCCAGGCCCCTTCACTTTTCATCCGGTTCCTCACGCTCTTTACCCAACCCTTCTTGCCCCGAGacccgctgctgctgcagctgccacagcGTTACATCTTCACCCTTTGCTGCACCCTATTTTCTCAGGACAGGACTTGCAGCACCCACCCAGTCATGGCACATGA